One genomic window of Daphnia pulex isolate KAP4 chromosome 10, ASM2113471v1 includes the following:
- the LOC124204100 gene encoding integumentary mucin C.1-like, translated as MKLSRCLSLMLIIASSAAHQIHPAGRQQFLPGQQTNTVTTVVTSTATTASTTLLLTRSVCASLVAPVSTTPCRRKRQYWNAPLFFALGQDDVQQFQHSLNPTQVLRVEPSVLPEFRYRPSSFDRPFNSYHQPLSNSHPFDIHSSFDRVQQPVANFRVADPFFGVKKFAAISLLYANVLKNILTPVVTVTSTTTLFPSTSTMTFFTETVTLTLNQPACLPAGLNQCPAAPTPSTTTSTTTTTPSTTTSTTTTTAATTTTSATTAASTTTATTTAGTTSGTTPAPIPTQGR; from the exons ATGAAGCTTTCACGCTGCTTGTCACTGATGCTGATTATTGCGTCTTCAGCCGCCCATCAGATTCACCCCGCTGGCCGGCAACAATTTCTACCAGGCCAGCAGACCAATACCGTCACTACTGTTGTCACTTCAACAGCTACCACGGCCTCAACGACTCTCCTGTt GACAAGGTCCGTCTGCGCTTCGCTTGTTGCACCTGTCTCCACGACGCCCTGTCGTCGCAAGAGACAATACTGGAACGCTCCGCTCTTCTTTGCGCTCGGCCAGGACGATGTCCAGCAGTTCCAGCACTCGCTAAACCCCACTCAAGTGCTAag ggTTGAGCCTTCGGTTTTGCCCGAGTTCCGTTACCGCCCATCATCGTTCGACCGCCCGTTTAATTCGTACCATCAACCGTTGAGCAATTCTCATCCGTTCGATATTCACTCGTCGTTCGATAGGGTCCAGCAACCAGTCGCCAACTTCCGTGTTGCCGATCCCTTTTTCGGTGTTAAAAAGTTTGCCGCCATTTCGTTGCTTTATGCCAACGTCTTGAAAAATATTCTGACTCCGGTCGTCACCGTCACCAG taCAACGACTCTGTTTCCTTCCACATCGACCATGACTTTCTTTACAGAAACGGTTACCCTTACTCTAAATCAACCCGCTTGCCTTCCGGCCGGATTGAATCAATGTCCCGCTGCTCCCACTCCATCTACCACTACCAGTACCACTACTACCACTCCATCTACCACTACCAGTACCACTACTACCACTGccgctactactactacttccGCTACCACTGCCGCTTCCACTACAACTGCTACTACCACTGCTGGTACCACTTCTGGTACCACTCCCGCTCCCATCCCTACTCAAGGACGATGA
- the LOC124205746 gene encoding BRCA2-interacting transcriptional repressor EMSY-like, translated as MGPTLSDSTKEECHKVLRRMELETYGAVVSTLRAQGELNKDRRKLLEDLSVLMKISPERHKAEIRRAVNDEKLGCIAERLSGGADTEWAWALEGRRVVPLMPRLVRPTLFTSLATSVSKAVAQNPRICLNQTPISSNTDETTSKYVRDPDDEDTLSPVMVPIASPDSSCHSNNNFECDFMETPSEKHVLISNNAEVEKKPEFLSKKTVIPVPPSSVKRPRSPSNQVVNFSAPLPKVRAVSPNCVRPQHKITPPQPSPQQQHKVMTTPQPSPQPHKVMTTPQSSPQHKIISTPQPSPQLMPRSQINTPIRPQQHLPSPSSLPAPTGKIRVRAPVVQANAQRPPITVRPPVSQYAQVQLNQVRPATNNAGVKQVVQIRATSLNHQHQTIGTSKEMSSPRSVQTHPPVTVQSVPTVASSISKQLPGKANVIVLHKNLPMAKTITTVAREVDRSGSLNKNNFLPKSVSSPTGTKVTLPSNVRIISVPSGTNVVSSGSGVTGVNHTTHKIMSTAVTGAATTQKNVYVLELSNEAVGKPIIIGDIMQTSTVSEVNGAAAKTSPSMLAIAKAANDARIDQEIRNELLNCGDVNDNGVKVITTETISNRSYDFSFSTRENTEQNGEHLVVHTTSELVADTGGIVTNAANVGTNILDAHTGVIYAITDEQTPQLTLEPSPVDIFSTAIASADINMEAAAYSSDENAGSTRLILTDTYDSPSAKS; from the exons ATGGGTCCAACACTATCTGACTCAACTAAAGAAGAATGCCATAAAGTTTTGAGGAGAATGG AGCTAGAAACCTATGGGGCTGTTGTGTCAACACTACGCGCTCAAGGAGAGCTCAACAAAGATAGAAGAAAACTATTAGAAGATTTATCTGTGCTGATGAAGATTTCACCTGAGAGACATAAAGCTGAAATACGCCGGGCAGTCAATGATGAGAAACTTGGTTGCATTGCTGAAAG ACTAAGTGGTGGAGCTGATACTGAATGGGCTTGGGCTCTGGAAGGTAGAAGAGTTGTTCCTCTCATGCCTCGACTGGTCAGGCCAACCCTTTTTACATCATTAGCTACAAGTGTTAGTAAAGCTGTAGCTCAAAATCCAAGGATTTGTCTTAATCAAACTCCCATCAGTAGTAACACTG ATGAAACTACTTCTAAATATGTTCGTGACCCTGATGATGAAGACACCTTATCACCAGTGATGGTTCCTATTGCAAGCCCTGATTCAAGCTGCCATAGTAACAACAATTTTGAGTGTGATTTCATGGAGACACCAAGTGAAAAGCATGTTCTAATCAGTAACAATGCTGAGGTGGAGAAGAAACCAGAGTTCTTGTCTAAAAAAACTGTTATTCCTGTTCCTCCTTCTTCGGTCAAAAGGCCAAGATCCCCATCCAACCAG GTTGTGAATTTTTCAGCACCGTTACCCAAAGTGAGAGCTGTGTCGCCTAATTGTGTAAGGCCGCAGCATAAAATTACTCCACCTCAGCCAtcaccccagcagcagcataaaGTAATGACAACACCTCAGCCATCACCCCAGCCGCATAAAGTAATGACAACACCTCAGTCATCGCCCCAGCATAAAATAATTAGTACGCCCCAGCCATCACCCCAGCTAATGCCGAGAAGTCAAATCAACACACCAATTCGACCGCAACAGCATTTACCAAGCCCTTCATCTTTGCCAGCTCCCACTGGGAAAATACGTGTAAGAGCACCTGTGGTTCAAGCCAACGCTCAGCGACCTCCCATCACCGTACGACCGCCAGTATCTCAATATGCTCag GTTCAGCTCAATCAAGTGAGACCCGCTACAAACAATGCAGGCGTTAAGCAGGTGGTACAAATTCGAGCAACGTCCTTGAATCATCAGCACCAAACGATAGgcacatcaaaagaaatgagcaGCCCACGTTCTGTTCAAACTCACCCACCAGTTACCGTACAATCGGTGCCGACCGTTGCCTCGAGCATTAGCAAGCAACTCCCCGGGAAAGCGAATGTGATTGTGTTACACAAAAACTTGCCCATGGCTAAAACCATAACCACGGTGGCTAGA GAAGTGGATCGAAGCGGTTCGCTGAACAAGAACAACTTCCTGCCAAAATCAGTAAGCTCACCGACGGGGACTAAAGTAACGCTTCCTAGCAATGTTCGCATCATATCGGTTCCAAGTGGGACCAATGTAGTTAGCAGTGGCAGTGGAGTTACTGGGGTCAATCACaccacacacaaaattatGTCAACGGCGGTAACGGGAGCAGCAACCACACAG aaaaatgtttacgtCCTCGAGCTAAGTAATGAAGCCGTGGGTAAACCAATCATCATTGGTGATATTATGCAAACCTCTACGGTCTCGGAAGTCAACGGAGCTGCAGCCAAGACATCCCCTTCTATGCTTGCTATTGCTAAAGCGGCTAACGATGCCAGAATTGATCAAGAGATTCGAAATGAACTCCTAAATTGTG GCGATGTAAATGACAACGGAGTAAAAGTAATAACTACGGAAACGATTTCCAACCGGAGTTATGATTTCAGTTTTTCGACGCGAGAAAATACCGAACAGAATGGCGAGCATTTGGTCGTCCACACGACCTCTGAACTGGTGGCTGATACCGGGGGTATAGTTACCAATGCAGCTAATGTGGGAACCAACATTCTTGATGCTCACACAGGAGTGATTTATGCCATAACAG aCGAGCAAACTCCTCAGCTCACATTGGAGCCTTCCCCGGTTGACATTTTCAGCACTGCTATTGCGTCTGCCGATATAAATATGGAAGCGGCGGCGTACAGCAGCGATG AAAATGCCGGAAGCACTCGATTGATTTTAACAGACACATACGACAGTCCATCAGCGAAATCATGA
- the LOC124205748 gene encoding myotubularin-related protein 2-like produces MEGRNHSNDSLASNSSNSKIGRDSASSSRGSAVKSLSSSTSASNEYFPDFDSKVTIKEPSIVDSPTPLLTGEKIQGAARDVTYLCPFIGPVRGALTVTNYKIYFRSSDREPPFILDVPLGVVSRIEKMGGASSRGENSYGIELICKDLRNLRFAHKQENHSRRNVFEKLQQHAFPLSHRMGLFAFEFKEEYPENGWTMYEPVAELKRQGLPNESWRITKLNENYEICDSYPAVWAVPAAATDDELRYVASFRSRGRLPVLSWIHPESQATITRCSQPLVGVSGKRSRDDERYVQLILDANAQSHKLFIMDARPSVNAVANKAKGGGYESEDAYQNAELVFMDIHNIHVMRESLRKIKEICFPTVDDVHWLSAIESTHWLEHIKCILSGAVRIVDKVENHRTSVMVHCSDGWDRTAQLTAIALLLLDPYYRTLRGFQVIIEKEWLSFGHKFAQRIGHGDDRHSDADRSPVFLQFIDCVWQVTRQFPSAFEFNEHFLITILDHLYSCLFGTFLFNTEQQRVKEDVKQQTVSLWSFINSHTDEFINPLYCAAYVEQHVLFPVASLRQLRLWTNYYCRWNPRVRPQEPIAARSRVLVSLRSHLQRRVQELQKELDARLARGTTTVTQSNEGRSAAARVSSPIYS; encoded by the exons ATGGAAGGTCGCAATCATAGCAACGACTCTTTGGCTTCCAACTCATCCAACTCCAAAATCGGACGAGATTCTGCCTCATCAAGCAGAG gaTCGGCTGTTAAAAGTCTGTCAAGCTCCACTTCAGCTTCTAACGAATACTTTCCTGATTTTGACTCCAAAGTCACCATCAAAGAGCCATCAATTGTTGACAGCCCGACTCCTTTGTtgacgggggaaaaaatccaAGGAGCTGCCAGAGATGTGACCTACTTGTGTCCTTTCATAGGACCAGTGAGGGGAGCGTTAACTGTCACAAACTACAAAATCTACTTTCGCAGTTCAGATCGGGAACCCCCATTCATTCTTGATGTTCCTTTGGGTGTAGTCAGTCGGATTGAGAAGATGGGAGGGGCCAGCAGCCGTGGGGAAAACTCTTATGGAATCGAACTCATCTGCAAGGATCTAAGAAATTTGCGTTTCGCCCACAAACAGGAAAATCATTCACGAAGAAATGTATTCGAAAAACTGCAGCAGCACGCGTTCCCTCTCTCACACAGAATGGGTTTGTTTGCTTTTGAATTTAAAGAAGAATACCCTGAAAACGGTTGGACAATGTACGAGCCCGTTGCCGAGCTGAAACGTCAAGGTTTGCCCAACGAGAGCTGGCGGATCACCAAACTCAACGAAAACTACGAAATCTGTGACAGTTATCCAGCCGTTTGGGCCGTTCCCGCTGCAGCTACGGACGACGAACTCAGATATGTGGCCTCTTTCCGTAGCCGCGGCCGTTTGCCAGTTCTATCGTGGATCCATCCCGAGAGTCAAGCCACCATTACGCGCTGCTCACAACCACTCGTGGGAGTGAGTGGCAAACGCAGCCGGGACGATGAGCGCTACGTCCAGCTCATACTGGACGCAAACGCTCAGTCCCACAAACTTTTCATTATGGACGCACGACCGAGCGTCAATGCGGTAGCCAATAAAGCCAAAGGAG GTGGTTACGAATCGGAGGATGCCTACCAAAACGCTGAACTTGTTTTCATGGACATCCA TAATATCCACGTCATGAGAGAATCTCTGCGGAAAATCAAAG AAATTTGTTTCCCGACTGTAGATGACGTGCACTGGTTGTCAGCGATTGAATCAACCCATTGGCTGGAACATATCAAGTGTATTCTTTCGGGTGCCGTTCGGATTG TTGATAAGGTTGAAAATCACCGGACCTCAGTGATGGTCCACTGTTCTGATGGGTGGGACCGAACAGCCCAATTGACGGCGATTGCCTTGCTCTTGCTTGATCCTTATTACCGCACCCTGCGGGGATTCCAAGTCATCATTGAGAAAGAATGGCTGAGCTTTGGGCACAAATTCGCCCAAAGAATTGGCCATGGAGATGATAGGCATTCAGATGCTGATAGGTCTCCTGTATTCCTTCAATTTATCGACTGCGTTTGGCAG GTGACACGCCAATTTCCTAGTGCGTTCGAGTTCAACGAACATTTTCTCATTACGATTCTTGACCATTTATACTCGTGCTTGTTTGGTACATTCCTATTCAACAC CGAACAACAAAGAGTGAAAGAAGATGTGAAACAGCAGACGGTTTCACTATGGTCCTTCATCAATAGCCACACTGATGAATTTATCAATCCTCTCTACTGTGCAGCCTATGTCGAACAACATGTTCTATTCCCAGTCGCAAGTCTGCGCCAGCTTCGACTGTGGACTAACTATTACTGCCGTTGGAATCCCAGAGTTCGACCACAG GAGCCTATTGCCGCTAGATCGCGAGTATTGGTTTCTCTACGCTCTCATCTCCAACGACGAGTCCAGGAACTGCAAAAGGAACTGGATGCCCGACTGGCTCGAGGCACTACAACAGTTACCCAAAGCAACGAGGGACGTTCCGCAGCAGCGAGAGTATCATCCCCCATCTATAGTTGA